One window from the genome of Rubinisphaera margarita encodes:
- a CDS encoding aspartate aminotransferase family protein, whose product MSSTSSKSSADVVSLFDQYVIPNYGRYPICLTHGGGSYVWDAEGNRYLDLFPGWGCNILGYCPPKVVEAVREQVGQLIHVPNTWFTEAQGEFAKEICSRSFGKAFFCNSGAEAVEGAIKLARLHTPEEKYKIITFQNGFHGRTMAAVTATAQPKYHQGLGPLVAGFQYAPHNDLDAVRELIDDETCGIMIEPVQGEGGVNTPADGFLQGLRDLADEHGLVLIFDEVQTGMGRLGTWFGHQKYGVQPDIMTLAKGVAGGVACGAFVCRDELAPSLRPGMHASTFGGNPLAMAAGIATVKTIEEDNLLEHAQQMSDRFRSHFEPLLDELPILRELRIAGMMVGLDLTVPGAPLVRRCMEKGMLINVTHDTVVRLLPALNITSEDVDQGAELLINELRTLSAES is encoded by the coding sequence ATGAGTTCGACCAGTTCCAAATCGAGTGCGGATGTCGTTTCACTGTTTGATCAGTACGTCATCCCCAATTACGGCCGCTATCCCATCTGCCTCACCCACGGTGGAGGCTCTTATGTCTGGGATGCCGAGGGGAACCGCTACCTCGACCTGTTTCCCGGCTGGGGCTGCAATATCCTGGGATACTGTCCGCCGAAAGTTGTGGAAGCGGTCCGCGAGCAGGTTGGCCAGCTGATTCACGTCCCGAATACGTGGTTCACGGAAGCTCAGGGAGAGTTCGCCAAAGAGATCTGCAGCCGCAGTTTCGGCAAGGCTTTCTTCTGCAACAGCGGAGCCGAGGCGGTCGAAGGGGCCATCAAGCTGGCCCGACTGCACACGCCGGAAGAGAAGTACAAGATCATCACTTTTCAGAATGGCTTCCATGGCCGTACGATGGCCGCAGTCACGGCGACCGCTCAGCCGAAGTATCATCAGGGGCTCGGCCCGCTGGTCGCTGGTTTCCAGTACGCTCCACACAATGATCTGGATGCGGTCCGCGAACTGATCGACGACGAAACCTGCGGCATCATGATCGAGCCGGTTCAGGGCGAAGGGGGCGTCAATACCCCCGCCGACGGTTTCCTGCAGGGGCTTCGCGATCTGGCCGATGAACACGGTCTGGTGCTGATCTTCGACGAGGTTCAGACCGGTATGGGTCGTCTCGGCACCTGGTTCGGACATCAGAAATACGGCGTTCAGCCTGACATTATGACCCTGGCCAAGGGGGTCGCCGGCGGTGTCGCCTGTGGCGCGTTTGTCTGTCGAGATGAACTTGCCCCCTCCCTGCGACCCGGTATGCACGCCAGTACATTCGGAGGAAACCCGCTGGCCATGGCCGCCGGCATCGCGACTGTGAAGACCATCGAAGAGGACAATCTGCTGGAACATGCTCAGCAGATGTCGGATCGCTTCCGGTCCCATTTCGAGCCTTTGCTGGACGAACTGCCGATTCTTCGCGAGCTGCGGATCGCCGGAATGATGGTCGGTCTCGACCTGACCGTGCCGGGCGCTCCGCTGGTTCGCCGTTGTATGGAGAAGGGGATGCTGATCAACGTGACACACGATACGGTCGTTCGTTTGTTGCCGGCTCTGAATATCACGTCGGAAGACGTCGATCAGGGAGCCGAACTGCTGATCAACGAGTTGCGAACCCTGTCCGCGGAATCGTAG
- a CDS encoding DUF1559 family PulG-like putative transporter: MQIGSSPRRTAFTLIELLVVIAIIAILVALLLPAVQQAREAARRSQCKNNLKQMGLALHNYHDTFSVFPANGYYRRGASWHVYILPYMEQSAVYDGLTFGEHSSFMYQSGCGCTAEDIDLHAQVRLSYITCPSSPMPAVKDGAVPSGQVGSFGSSNVPLQVAEYAAIAGHTRNPNTQADLYTAGSYGHYASNGTIYARSKTRMRDLRDGTSNTLMVSENSRPTRDVLGVRGAVGNEYDNRVGSFSGGMWIGPKELSGWIANQISVRYPINSDAMTSSTEGYLYSYTQNNPLSSNHAGGVQGLLGDGSVRFLSENMSEVTLQRLCIRDDGLILGEL; this comes from the coding sequence ATGCAGATTGGGTCATCCCCCCGTCGCACCGCGTTTACCCTGATCGAACTTCTGGTCGTGATCGCGATCATCGCTATCCTGGTTGCCCTGTTGCTTCCAGCCGTGCAGCAGGCACGGGAAGCAGCGCGGCGTTCACAGTGCAAGAACAACCTCAAGCAGATGGGGCTGGCGCTCCATAACTACCACGACACGTTCTCGGTTTTTCCGGCCAACGGCTACTATCGCCGCGGTGCCTCGTGGCACGTCTACATTCTTCCGTACATGGAACAGTCCGCTGTTTACGACGGCCTGACGTTCGGCGAGCACAGCTCGTTCATGTACCAGTCCGGATGCGGCTGTACGGCGGAAGATATCGATTTGCATGCGCAAGTTCGTCTCTCGTACATCACGTGTCCCAGCTCGCCGATGCCAGCCGTGAAAGATGGAGCCGTGCCTTCAGGCCAGGTTGGCTCGTTCGGTTCCTCGAACGTACCGCTTCAGGTTGCTGAGTACGCCGCCATCGCAGGCCACACTCGGAATCCGAATACGCAGGCCGACCTCTACACGGCAGGCTCCTACGGGCACTACGCCAGCAACGGAACGATCTACGCCCGAAGCAAGACTCGAATGCGGGATCTGCGGGATGGCACAAGTAACACGCTGATGGTCAGCGAAAACAGCCGGCCGACGCGGGACGTTCTGGGCGTTCGCGGAGCCGTCGGGAATGAATACGACAATCGTGTCGGATCGTTCTCGGGCGGCATGTGGATCGGCCCCAAAGAACTGTCCGGCTGGATCGCGAATCAGATTTCGGTCCGATATCCAATCAACTCCGACGCAATGACCTCGTCCACGGAAGGCTACCTCTACTCCTACACGCAGAACAATCCTCTCTCTTCCAACCACGCCGGGGGAGTGCAGGGACTGCT
- a CDS encoding HAD family hydrolase has product MNYAAIIFDCDGTLANSMPAHYVAWVATLKEYGIEFTEELFYGTGGWPSWKVAELLLERDGVKADPHLIAEQKEDEFEKHLNVIEPIEQTVSVVRDHYGKIPLAVATGGIPRVCNGILQNLEISHYFDTIVTALDVEHGKPAPDTYLEAARRLGVDPTQCLAYEDTDPGLKSARDAGMAAIDVRTYFNPQQMSSKIA; this is encoded by the coding sequence ATGAACTACGCTGCCATTATTTTCGATTGCGATGGCACTCTGGCCAATTCGATGCCCGCTCACTACGTCGCCTGGGTGGCGACGTTGAAGGAGTACGGGATCGAATTCACGGAAGAGCTTTTCTACGGGACGGGCGGTTGGCCTTCGTGGAAAGTCGCCGAACTGCTGCTGGAACGGGACGGCGTTAAAGCGGATCCCCATCTGATCGCCGAGCAGAAAGAGGATGAGTTCGAGAAGCACCTCAATGTGATCGAACCAATCGAGCAGACCGTTAGTGTCGTCCGCGATCACTACGGCAAGATCCCGCTCGCAGTCGCCACCGGCGGCATTCCGCGCGTCTGCAATGGCATTCTGCAGAACCTTGAGATCAGCCACTACTTCGACACGATCGTCACGGCTCTCGACGTGGAACACGGCAAGCCGGCTCCGGACACGTACCTCGAAGCCGCCCGTCGTCTTGGTGTCGACCCAACGCAGTGTCTGGCTTACGAAGACACCGACCCCGGCCTGAAATCAGCTCGGGATGCCGGCATGGCGGCGATCGATGTGCGAACGTACTTCAATCCGCAACAGATGAGCAGCAAGATCGCGTAA
- the argF gene encoding ornithine carbamoyltransferase → MKVKHLLSLFDLSPDETRDIIELTTKLKAQQKTGKLKPMLDRKVLVQIYEKPSLRTRVSFESAMIQLGGSGMFMSEKEAGLDGRESLEDVARVVSRFADVVVLRTFSQQMIEDFAAAATCPVINGLSDDYHPCQALTDLLTMREHCGDLAGKTMVYLGDGNNVAKSLAVCCADMGVKFILSAPEGYQFDDELGKLIKKRNAKASVTIEPDPKVAVKKADVLYTDVWASMGQEKESAKRKKIFAPYQINAELVKASPKSVKFMHCLPAKRGLEVTDDVMESPNSIVFDQAENRMHVARGVFAWLMT, encoded by the coding sequence ATGAAAGTGAAGCACCTTCTGTCGCTGTTCGATTTGAGCCCCGACGAAACGCGTGACATCATTGAGCTGACGACGAAGCTCAAAGCTCAACAGAAAACCGGCAAGCTGAAACCGATGCTTGATCGGAAAGTGCTGGTCCAGATTTACGAAAAGCCTTCCCTGCGCACACGGGTCAGCTTCGAGTCGGCCATGATCCAGCTCGGCGGCTCGGGCATGTTCATGTCGGAAAAAGAAGCCGGTCTCGATGGTCGTGAATCGCTCGAAGACGTCGCCCGCGTCGTCAGCCGTTTTGCCGATGTCGTCGTCCTGAGGACATTTTCGCAGCAGATGATCGAAGACTTCGCCGCAGCCGCGACCTGTCCGGTGATCAACGGTCTTTCCGACGATTATCACCCCTGCCAGGCCCTGACCGATTTGCTGACAATGCGGGAACATTGCGGCGACCTCGCCGGTAAAACCATGGTCTACCTGGGTGATGGCAACAATGTCGCCAAATCGCTGGCGGTCTGCTGTGCTGACATGGGCGTGAAATTTATCCTCAGTGCTCCCGAGGGCTATCAGTTCGACGACGAACTGGGCAAGCTCATCAAGAAGCGAAATGCGAAAGCCTCAGTCACGATCGAGCCCGATCCCAAAGTCGCCGTGAAGAAGGCCGATGTTCTCTACACTGATGTCTGGGCCAGCATGGGCCAGGAGAAGGAATCGGCCAAGCGGAAGAAAATCTTCGCTCCGTATCAGATCAACGCCGAGCTGGTGAAGGCGTCCCCGAAGAGCGTGAAATTCATGCACTGCCTGCCCGCCAAACGCGGACTCGAAGTCACCGACGACGTGATGGAAAGCCCGAACAGCATCGTCTTCGATCAGGCCGAAAACCGCATGCACGTCGCCCGCGGCGTCTTCGCCTGGCTGATGACCTAG